Proteins found in one Sporosarcina sp. FSL K6-3457 genomic segment:
- a CDS encoding ABC transporter permease, translating into MIIYILKRVLSLIPVLFVVSIAIFLIVHLTPGDPAATILGIEATQEQIEELNEQMGLNLPLYQQYIQWVSGVLQGDFGQSYFMKESVTEAIWSHLGPTASLAILAEIVALVIAIPIGIFAAYRRGTAVDQSLMGVSLIGMAVPSFLLALLLMLFVGVYLQWLPVAGYKPLSKGLWEHFQYLILPAISLGAIQAALVARMTRASMLEVLDANFIKTARSKGVYEYKVVLKHALRNAFLPILTVIGQSFGTLVTGAVVVETVFNIPGLGQLIINSIVRRDFAVIQGVVLFVSLIYVTINLIIDLLYGIVDPRVRLERK; encoded by the coding sequence TTGATTATTTACATATTAAAACGTGTTTTGTCGCTAATTCCCGTTCTTTTTGTCGTGTCTATTGCTATTTTTTTAATCGTTCATTTAACACCGGGCGATCCAGCTGCTACTATTTTAGGCATTGAAGCGACCCAGGAACAAATTGAAGAGTTGAACGAGCAAATGGGACTTAATTTACCTTTGTATCAGCAGTATATCCAGTGGGTTTCGGGTGTGCTACAGGGAGATTTTGGACAGTCTTATTTTATGAAAGAGTCGGTTACAGAAGCTATTTGGAGCCATTTGGGTCCGACGGCTTCGCTTGCTATTTTAGCTGAAATTGTCGCACTTGTGATTGCGATTCCAATTGGGATTTTTGCGGCGTATCGAAGAGGCACAGCGGTCGATCAATCACTAATGGGCGTGTCATTAATTGGCATGGCTGTGCCTAGCTTTTTACTTGCCTTATTGCTGATGTTATTTGTTGGCGTTTATTTACAATGGCTACCCGTTGCGGGCTATAAGCCTTTGAGTAAAGGGCTATGGGAGCATTTTCAGTACTTAATTTTACCGGCTATTTCCTTAGGAGCCATCCAAGCTGCGCTTGTGGCGCGTATGACACGGGCGTCTATGTTAGAAGTGCTAGACGCGAATTTTATTAAGACGGCTCGATCTAAAGGTGTTTACGAATATAAAGTTGTACTTAAGCACGCGCTGCGTAATGCGTTTTTACCGATTTTAACGGTTATTGGTCAATCCTTTGGAACACTGGTGACGGGGGCAGTTGTTGTGGAGACAGTTTTTAATATTCCTGGCTTAGGTCAGCTGATTATTAACTCTATTGTGCGTAGAGATTTTGCTGTTATTCAAGGCGTGGTGTTATTCGTTTCGCTTATTTATGTGACCATCAATCTTATCATCGATTTGTTATATGGTATTGTAGATCCGCGGGTTCGATTGGAGAGGAAATAG